The DNA segment CCTGCCGGTGGGATTCACCGGCTTCGGCGGATGGGACTACATGCGTCAGGCACAGGAGATTCCCCGCTTCAGCCCATGGTGGCCCCTGCGTGACGTGGAGTGGAACGGCAACGGATTCTGGTGTGCGGACGGAGATGTCCTGGATGCCGCCCTCTGCCTTTCCGAAGCGACAACCCTGCTGCGCGAAGGAGGCCCGTACCTTGACGCCACGCTCAAGGCAGGGCAAGACACGGCCAACGCATATTCCACCGAAGCGCAAAAGGAATCGGTCCTCGCCCTCTGGGATGCATTGTGAGTCAAGTGAGTTATGGGAAAAAAGAAATTACGTCCTGAACCGGAGTCCCTCGAACTGGCACCCGTGGGAGTGGACTCCCACGCCCATCTTGATCTGGTTGATTTCGATGATGACCGGGAAACCATCCTCGCCAGAGCAAAGGCCACCGGGATATCTGAAATACTGAATGTTTTTCTCGGCCCCGACGCCTATGAAAAAAATCATGCGCTGTTCGACGCCCACCCCGAGGTCTCCTTCATTCTTGGTGTGCATCCCAATGAAGCCGACACTCTGACAGATGACGCCCTGGAGCGCATGAGAACGCATTTCAAAGGCTCCTCCCGTCTCAAGGGCGTCGGAGAAATCGGGCTTGACTACTACTGGGACCGGGTCTCGGCCGAAGTCCAAAAAGAGGCGTTCGTCAAGCAACTCGATCTGGCCCGTGAACTGGACCTGCCCGTAATCATCCATTCCCGCGACGCCAACGACGACTGCGTGGCAATTCTGGAAGAAAATGGGTTCAGAGGCTACCCGGTTCTCTGGCACTGCTTTGGCGCAGGGTTGGAACTGGCTCAGCCACTCGTGGACAACGGATGGCATATTTCAATCCCAGGCCCGATAACTTTCCGCAAGACTGATGACCTCCAGGCCGCGGTTGCCAGAATTCCTTTTGACAGACTTCTGATCGAGACGGATTGCCCATTCCTTGCTCCTGAACCCTGGCGTGGCAAACGCAACCACCCCGCCCTGGTCAGTTTCACGGCCAAGCGGATAGCTGAAATAAAAGGGCGTTCCGTGGATGATATCTGGCAAATCGCAGGAGATAATGCCCGCCGTTTCTTCGGATTGTAGGTACCCCGCACGAGATAAAATCGCGCCCCGGATGAATCGCAATTTCCCGGATTTAGCGAAAAAGCGATCACCACCTCAAATATCTGATACCCTCAAAAAAAAGATCGGAGCGGAAAACCGCACCGATCTTTTCATTTTTTTCCACTGCAACTGCAATCAAAAATCGATTTCCACGCCGATGGGACAGTGATCCGACCCCATGACTTCCGGCTCGATCCAGGCTCTGACAACCTTGTCCTTCAACTCTTCCGAGACAAAGAAATAATCAATGCGCCATCCCGCG comes from the Pseudodesulfovibrio piezophilus C1TLV30 genome and includes:
- a CDS encoding TatD family hydrolase codes for the protein MGKKKLRPEPESLELAPVGVDSHAHLDLVDFDDDRETILARAKATGISEILNVFLGPDAYEKNHALFDAHPEVSFILGVHPNEADTLTDDALERMRTHFKGSSRLKGVGEIGLDYYWDRVSAEVQKEAFVKQLDLARELDLPVIIHSRDANDDCVAILEENGFRGYPVLWHCFGAGLELAQPLVDNGWHISIPGPITFRKTDDLQAAVARIPFDRLLIETDCPFLAPEPWRGKRNHPALVSFTAKRIAEIKGRSVDDIWQIAGDNARRFFGL